From one Brachypodium distachyon strain Bd21 chromosome 4, Brachypodium_distachyon_v3.0, whole genome shotgun sequence genomic stretch:
- the LOC100826605 gene encoding putative disease resistance RPP13-like protein 3 isoform X1: protein MVQVVHSVFSTNWLILKCGSYDLCTFICRDKNTQTPTQRLMEAVVCVSCGALGSLLRKMGALLSDEYKLLTSVKGDIVFLRAELESMHAFLKKISEVEDPDEQYKCSIKEVRELSYDIEDVIDSFMLSLGGESSRNPRGFMRFIGRCMDLLANATTHHRFAKKIKVLKRRAIEASSRRARYKVDDVVSSLSRTSIDPRLPAFYTETTRLVGIDGPRDKLVKLVLAEGESPLAQQLKVVSVVGFGGLGKTTLANQVYQQLEGQFECQAFVSVSQNPDLKKILRNIFSQICWRERVINEAWDEQQLISVIRQFLKDKRYLIVIDDIWSTSAWRIIKCAFPENSCSSRILTTTRIMTAAKYCSSQHHDHVYEINPLSATHSKSLFLKRAFGSEDACPLQLREVSDEILKKCGGLPLAIIIVASLLANKASTIEEWLRIRNSIGSALEKDSDMEEMKKILLLSYNDLPYHLKTCLLYLSIFPEDYEIKRDRLVRRWIAEGFITTEGGQDPEEIGEGYFNDLINRNLIQPVEIQYDGRADACRVHDMILDLIISKSLEENFVTLSGDKNLNSLQHEKVRRLSLNYHAREHSMIPSNMIISHVRSLSIFGCVEHMPSLSNSQSLRVLDLENREVLEHNYLKHISRLSQLKYLRLDVRRITALPEQLGALQNLQTLDLRWTWVKKLPASIVQLQQLACLLVNSTELPEGIGNMHALRELSEVEINQNTSQFSLQELGSLTKLRILGLNLNWHIGNTNGGMQAYTDNLVMSLCKLGLLNLRSLEIQSYHYYSLDFLLDSWFPPPCLLQRFKMSTQYYFPRIPKWVASLHHLSYLSIYPDPVDEQTFRILGDLPSLLFLWISSRTARPKERLVISTNGFQYLKEFYFTCWDSGKGLTFEAGSMPELGKLRVPFNAHDVLSLQGDLDFGIQNLYSLKHLHVEIVCYGANIQEVEALEDAVKNAAGFLSEELSLEVSRWDEEEIVKDGEHKLAAEEVYFDY from the exons ATGGTCCAAGTGGTTCACAGTGTCTTCTCGACAAATTGGCTGATTTTGAAATGTGGTTCATATGATCTCTGCACTTTTATATG CAGGGACAAAAACACGCAAACCCCCACTCAGAGGTTGATGGAGGCTGTTGTATGTGTATCATGTGGAGCCTTGGGGTCCCTGTTACGGAAGATGGGTGCTCTGCTCTCTGATGAATACAAACTTCTCACTAGTGTAAAGGGTGATATCGTGTTCCTTAGAGCCGAGCTTGAGAGCATGCATGCTTTCCTCAAGAAGATTTCTGAGGTTGAGGACCCTGATGAGCAGTACAAGTGCTCGATTAAGGAGGTGCGGGAGCTGTCATATGACATCGAGGACGTCATTGACAGTTTCATGCTCTCCCTTGGTGGCGAGTCCAGCCGCAATCCTCGTGGCTTCATGAGGTTCATAGGCAGGTGCATGGACTTGTTGGCAAATGCCACGACTCACCATAGGTTTGCCAAGAAAATCAAAGTTCTGAAACGTCGTGCTATTGAGGCTAGCAGTCGGCGTGCAAGGTACAAGGTTGATGATGTGGTCTCCAGTTTGAGCAGGACCAGCATAGACCCTCGTTTGCCAGCATTTTACACTGAGACCACAAGGCTCGTGGGTATTGATGGCCCAAGAGATAAGCTTGTCAAGTTAGTACTGGCAGAAGGGGAATCTCCACTGGCACAGCAGCTAAAGGTGGTGTCCGTTGTTGGATTTGGAGGCCTCGGAAAGACTACTCTCGCTAATCAAGTGTACCAGCAGCTCGAAGGGCAATTTGAATGTCAAGCTTTCGTTTCGGTATCCCAAAACCCTGACCTGAAGAAGATTTTGAGAAATATATTCTCCCAGATCTGCTGGCGAGAGCGTGTCATCAACGAAGCATGGGATGAGCAGCAACTCATCAGCGTAATAAGACAATTTCTCAAGGATAAAAG GTACCTTATAGTAATCGATGATATATGGAGCACATCAGCGTGGAGAATAATCAAATGCGCTTTTCCTGAAAATAGTTGTTCCAGTAGAATACTGACAACAACACGTATCATGACAGCAGCCAAGTATTGTAGCTCTCAGCACCATGATCATGTGTATGAAATAAATCCTCTGAGTGCAACTCACTCTAAGAGCTTATTTCTCAAAAGAGCTTTTGGCTCTGAAGATGCATGCCCACTTCAACTGAGGGAAGTTTCAGATGAAATATTGAAAAAATGCGGTGGTTTGCCATTGGCAATCATTATAGTAGCTAGCTTATTGGCAAATAAAGCTAGTACCATAGAAGAATGGCTGAGGATACGGAATTCTATTGGTTCTGCACTTGAAAAGGATTCAGACATGGAagagatgaaaaaaatattgttacTTAGTTACAATGATCTCCCCTACCATTTGAAGACAtgtttgctatatctaagtatATTTCCTGAAGATTATGAGATCAAGAGGGATCGGTTAGTAAGGAGATGGATTGCTGAAGGTTTCATCACCACCGAAGGTGGACAGGATCCGGAGGAAATAGGAGAAGGCTATTTCAATGATCTGATCAACAGAAACTTGATTCAACCAGTTGAAATCCAGTATGATGGTCGAGCTGATGCTTGCCGCGTCCATGATATGATTCTTGACCTCATTATATCCAAGTCACTTGAAGAAAATTTTGTAACCTTATCAGGTGACAAAAATCTCAACTCACTGCAGCATGAGAAGGTTCGCCGACTATCCCTCAACTATCATGCTCGAGAACATTCTATGATACCATCAAACATGATTATCTCTCATGTTCGATCCCTCAGTATCTTTGGATGTGTTGAACATATGCCTTCTCTTTCAAACTCACAATCCCTAAGAGTGCTAGATCTTGAAAACAGAGAGGTGTTAGAACATAATTATCTTAAACACATAAGTAGGCTTTCTCAGCTGAAGTACCTGCGACTCGATGTAAGAAGGATCACTGCACTTCCTGAACAACTAGGTGCGTTGCAGAATTTGCAGACCTTAGACTTAAGATGGACATGGGTAAAAAAGTTGCCAGCAAGTATTGTTCAACTACAACAACTGGCATGCCTATTGGTTAATAGTACAGAGTTACCTGAAGGGATTGGGAATATGCATGCTCTTCGGGAACTATCAGAGGTTGAAATCAACCAGAACACCTCTCAGTTTTCTTTACAGGAGCTGGGCAGTCTGACCAAACTAAGAATACTTGGTCTGAATCTGAATTGGCACATAGGTAATACAAATGGTGGCATGCAAGCTTATACAGATAACTTGGTCATGTCCCTCTGCAAACTAGGCCTGCTTAACCTTCGATCCTTAGAAATTCAAAGCTACCACTACTATTCCCTTGATTTCTTACTTGACTCTTGGTTTCCCCCTCCTTGTCTCCTCCAGAGATTTAAGATGTCTACACAGTACTATTTCCCCAGAATCCCTAAGTGGGTAGCCTCACTTCACCACCTCTCTTACCTAAGCATCTATCCCGATCCAGTGGATGAGCAAACATTCCGAATCCTTGGGGACCTGCCCTCTCTATTATTTCTCTGGATATCTTCAAGAACTGCACGACCTAAAGAAAGACTCGTTATCAGCACCAATGGATTCCAATATCTGAAGGAATTCTACTTCACCTGCTGGGACAGCGGAAAAGGGCTGACGTTTGAAGCAGGATCCATGCCAGAGCTTGGGAAGCTCCGGGTTCCATTTAATGCGCACGATGTGCTCTCTTTGCAGGGTGATCTTGATTTTGGCATCCAGAATCTCTATTCGCTAAAGCATCTCCATGTCGAGATTGTTTGTTATGGTGCGAACATTCAGGAGGTCGAGGCCTTGGAGGATGCTGTCAAGAATGCAGCTGGTTTCCTTTCGGAGGAGCTCAGTCTTGAAGTGAGTAGGTGGGATGAAGAAGAGATCGTGAAGGATGGGGAGCATAAACTGGCAGCAGAGGAAGTTTATTTTGACTACTGA
- the LOC100826605 gene encoding putative disease resistance RPP13-like protein 3 isoform X2 — MISALLYGSRDKNTQTPTQRLMEAVVCVSCGALGSLLRKMGALLSDEYKLLTSVKGDIVFLRAELESMHAFLKKISEVEDPDEQYKCSIKEVRELSYDIEDVIDSFMLSLGGESSRNPRGFMRFIGRCMDLLANATTHHRFAKKIKVLKRRAIEASSRRARYKVDDVVSSLSRTSIDPRLPAFYTETTRLVGIDGPRDKLVKLVLAEGESPLAQQLKVVSVVGFGGLGKTTLANQVYQQLEGQFECQAFVSVSQNPDLKKILRNIFSQICWRERVINEAWDEQQLISVIRQFLKDKRYLIVIDDIWSTSAWRIIKCAFPENSCSSRILTTTRIMTAAKYCSSQHHDHVYEINPLSATHSKSLFLKRAFGSEDACPLQLREVSDEILKKCGGLPLAIIIVASLLANKASTIEEWLRIRNSIGSALEKDSDMEEMKKILLLSYNDLPYHLKTCLLYLSIFPEDYEIKRDRLVRRWIAEGFITTEGGQDPEEIGEGYFNDLINRNLIQPVEIQYDGRADACRVHDMILDLIISKSLEENFVTLSGDKNLNSLQHEKVRRLSLNYHAREHSMIPSNMIISHVRSLSIFGCVEHMPSLSNSQSLRVLDLENREVLEHNYLKHISRLSQLKYLRLDVRRITALPEQLGALQNLQTLDLRWTWVKKLPASIVQLQQLACLLVNSTELPEGIGNMHALRELSEVEINQNTSQFSLQELGSLTKLRILGLNLNWHIGNTNGGMQAYTDNLVMSLCKLGLLNLRSLEIQSYHYYSLDFLLDSWFPPPCLLQRFKMSTQYYFPRIPKWVASLHHLSYLSIYPDPVDEQTFRILGDLPSLLFLWISSRTARPKERLVISTNGFQYLKEFYFTCWDSGKGLTFEAGSMPELGKLRVPFNAHDVLSLQGDLDFGIQNLYSLKHLHVEIVCYGANIQEVEALEDAVKNAAGFLSEELSLEVSRWDEEEIVKDGEHKLAAEEVYFDY; from the exons ATGATCTCTGCACTTTTATATG GTAGCAGGGACAAAAACACGCAAACCCCCACTCAGAGGTTGATGGAGGCTGTTGTATGTGTATCATGTGGAGCCTTGGGGTCCCTGTTACGGAAGATGGGTGCTCTGCTCTCTGATGAATACAAACTTCTCACTAGTGTAAAGGGTGATATCGTGTTCCTTAGAGCCGAGCTTGAGAGCATGCATGCTTTCCTCAAGAAGATTTCTGAGGTTGAGGACCCTGATGAGCAGTACAAGTGCTCGATTAAGGAGGTGCGGGAGCTGTCATATGACATCGAGGACGTCATTGACAGTTTCATGCTCTCCCTTGGTGGCGAGTCCAGCCGCAATCCTCGTGGCTTCATGAGGTTCATAGGCAGGTGCATGGACTTGTTGGCAAATGCCACGACTCACCATAGGTTTGCCAAGAAAATCAAAGTTCTGAAACGTCGTGCTATTGAGGCTAGCAGTCGGCGTGCAAGGTACAAGGTTGATGATGTGGTCTCCAGTTTGAGCAGGACCAGCATAGACCCTCGTTTGCCAGCATTTTACACTGAGACCACAAGGCTCGTGGGTATTGATGGCCCAAGAGATAAGCTTGTCAAGTTAGTACTGGCAGAAGGGGAATCTCCACTGGCACAGCAGCTAAAGGTGGTGTCCGTTGTTGGATTTGGAGGCCTCGGAAAGACTACTCTCGCTAATCAAGTGTACCAGCAGCTCGAAGGGCAATTTGAATGTCAAGCTTTCGTTTCGGTATCCCAAAACCCTGACCTGAAGAAGATTTTGAGAAATATATTCTCCCAGATCTGCTGGCGAGAGCGTGTCATCAACGAAGCATGGGATGAGCAGCAACTCATCAGCGTAATAAGACAATTTCTCAAGGATAAAAG GTACCTTATAGTAATCGATGATATATGGAGCACATCAGCGTGGAGAATAATCAAATGCGCTTTTCCTGAAAATAGTTGTTCCAGTAGAATACTGACAACAACACGTATCATGACAGCAGCCAAGTATTGTAGCTCTCAGCACCATGATCATGTGTATGAAATAAATCCTCTGAGTGCAACTCACTCTAAGAGCTTATTTCTCAAAAGAGCTTTTGGCTCTGAAGATGCATGCCCACTTCAACTGAGGGAAGTTTCAGATGAAATATTGAAAAAATGCGGTGGTTTGCCATTGGCAATCATTATAGTAGCTAGCTTATTGGCAAATAAAGCTAGTACCATAGAAGAATGGCTGAGGATACGGAATTCTATTGGTTCTGCACTTGAAAAGGATTCAGACATGGAagagatgaaaaaaatattgttacTTAGTTACAATGATCTCCCCTACCATTTGAAGACAtgtttgctatatctaagtatATTTCCTGAAGATTATGAGATCAAGAGGGATCGGTTAGTAAGGAGATGGATTGCTGAAGGTTTCATCACCACCGAAGGTGGACAGGATCCGGAGGAAATAGGAGAAGGCTATTTCAATGATCTGATCAACAGAAACTTGATTCAACCAGTTGAAATCCAGTATGATGGTCGAGCTGATGCTTGCCGCGTCCATGATATGATTCTTGACCTCATTATATCCAAGTCACTTGAAGAAAATTTTGTAACCTTATCAGGTGACAAAAATCTCAACTCACTGCAGCATGAGAAGGTTCGCCGACTATCCCTCAACTATCATGCTCGAGAACATTCTATGATACCATCAAACATGATTATCTCTCATGTTCGATCCCTCAGTATCTTTGGATGTGTTGAACATATGCCTTCTCTTTCAAACTCACAATCCCTAAGAGTGCTAGATCTTGAAAACAGAGAGGTGTTAGAACATAATTATCTTAAACACATAAGTAGGCTTTCTCAGCTGAAGTACCTGCGACTCGATGTAAGAAGGATCACTGCACTTCCTGAACAACTAGGTGCGTTGCAGAATTTGCAGACCTTAGACTTAAGATGGACATGGGTAAAAAAGTTGCCAGCAAGTATTGTTCAACTACAACAACTGGCATGCCTATTGGTTAATAGTACAGAGTTACCTGAAGGGATTGGGAATATGCATGCTCTTCGGGAACTATCAGAGGTTGAAATCAACCAGAACACCTCTCAGTTTTCTTTACAGGAGCTGGGCAGTCTGACCAAACTAAGAATACTTGGTCTGAATCTGAATTGGCACATAGGTAATACAAATGGTGGCATGCAAGCTTATACAGATAACTTGGTCATGTCCCTCTGCAAACTAGGCCTGCTTAACCTTCGATCCTTAGAAATTCAAAGCTACCACTACTATTCCCTTGATTTCTTACTTGACTCTTGGTTTCCCCCTCCTTGTCTCCTCCAGAGATTTAAGATGTCTACACAGTACTATTTCCCCAGAATCCCTAAGTGGGTAGCCTCACTTCACCACCTCTCTTACCTAAGCATCTATCCCGATCCAGTGGATGAGCAAACATTCCGAATCCTTGGGGACCTGCCCTCTCTATTATTTCTCTGGATATCTTCAAGAACTGCACGACCTAAAGAAAGACTCGTTATCAGCACCAATGGATTCCAATATCTGAAGGAATTCTACTTCACCTGCTGGGACAGCGGAAAAGGGCTGACGTTTGAAGCAGGATCCATGCCAGAGCTTGGGAAGCTCCGGGTTCCATTTAATGCGCACGATGTGCTCTCTTTGCAGGGTGATCTTGATTTTGGCATCCAGAATCTCTATTCGCTAAAGCATCTCCATGTCGAGATTGTTTGTTATGGTGCGAACATTCAGGAGGTCGAGGCCTTGGAGGATGCTGTCAAGAATGCAGCTGGTTTCCTTTCGGAGGAGCTCAGTCTTGAAGTGAGTAGGTGGGATGAAGAAGAGATCGTGAAGGATGGGGAGCATAAACTGGCAGCAGAGGAAGTTTATTTTGACTACTGA